One segment of Fuscovulum ytuae DNA contains the following:
- the serB gene encoding phosphoserine phosphatase SerB, giving the protein MFIATLLTNPETPILERATVEAVRNAWGGGDAIWLEPGVAAEFPLEAMPLNRWEVWEGLQGLRVDLVVQAAEGRRKRVLLADMDSTMIQQECIDELADEAGVGARVAEITRRAMNGELDFESALRERVGLLQGLPVAVIDRVIRDRITLMPGGPALVATMRANGAYAALVSGGFTAFTARIAGVLGFDENRANLLNFNGDRLDGTVAEPILGRQAKVDALEDITKRLMIAESEVMAVGDGANDLGMLKRAGAGVALHAKPVVAAECDIRINHGDLTALLFIQGYRREEFVGGA; this is encoded by the coding sequence ATGTTCATCGCGACCCTGCTGACCAACCCAGAAACCCCGATCCTTGAACGTGCCACGGTAGAGGCGGTGCGCAATGCCTGGGGCGGGGGGGATGCGATCTGGCTGGAGCCGGGGGTGGCTGCGGAATTTCCCTTGGAAGCAATGCCCTTGAACCGCTGGGAGGTGTGGGAAGGGTTGCAAGGTTTGCGCGTCGATCTGGTGGTGCAGGCGGCGGAGGGGCGGCGTAAACGGGTGCTGCTGGCCGATATGGATTCAACCATGATCCAGCAGGAATGCATCGACGAATTGGCCGATGAGGCCGGGGTGGGCGCGCGGGTGGCCGAGATCACGCGGCGGGCAATGAACGGGGAGTTGGACTTTGAATCGGCGCTGCGCGAGCGGGTGGGGTTGCTGCAGGGCCTGCCCGTGGCGGTGATCGACCGGGTGATCCGGGATCGGATCACACTGATGCCGGGGGGGCCTGCCTTGGTGGCGACGATGCGGGCGAATGGGGCTTATGCGGCGCTGGTGTCGGGCGGCTTTACGGCCTTCACCGCACGGATCGCGGGGGTTTTGGGGTTTGATGAAAACCGCGCTAACCTTTTGAATTTCAATGGTGATCGTTTGGATGGGACCGTGGCGGAACCGATCCTTGGGCGGCAGGCCAAGGTGGATGCGCTGGAAGACATTACCAAAAGGTTAATGATCGCCGAGTCCGAGGTGATGGCGGTTGGCGACGGGGCGAATGATCTGGGGATGTTGAAAAGGGCGGGGGCGGGTGTGGCGCTCCATGCCAAGCCCGTTGTCGCGGCGGAATGCGATATCCGGATCAACCATGGGGATTTGACGGCGCTTTTGTTCATCCAAGGGTATCGGCGTGAGGAGTTCGTGGGCGGGGCGTAA
- a CDS encoding MFS transporter, with the protein MTSLIRTHAALLFAGIFTFALMGAGQALYGPALPAFAREFDLTVAQAGWLISALWIGSAAGVALMFFRGRDVTPRHALAVMVIGSALIASGIGWWTTLAGSVIFGTGYGISTVVFNPRVLRAFGAKGPSMVSLLNAMFAVGAIAAPLAFVAIGSNPHLAFAAVSVIAAVIWLAAGTSGRTEESASLSASKPYRFRAGLLCFGVVCIGVEACLIGLGPTALIATGATEEAAARALSGFFVAFLIARTALVFVAHLVPPFAIYAGAMTGAAACAIGAALFSAVPFFITMGAFAGLFFPGFFVTASRVMGDDPRVTPTIIAAGLVGGISSPVVLGWLLEGMGDRGFFQIIAGLTVLTALVALLLLRRVSAEARG; encoded by the coding sequence TTGACCTCCCTTATCCGCACCCATGCTGCGCTGCTTTTTGCAGGAATTTTCACATTTGCGCTGATGGGGGCCGGGCAGGCGCTTTATGGGCCTGCCCTTCCCGCCTTTGCGCGCGAATTTGACCTGACGGTCGCGCAGGCCGGATGGCTGATTTCGGCGCTGTGGATCGGGTCGGCGGCAGGCGTCGCGCTGATGTTCTTTCGCGGGCGGGATGTGACGCCACGCCATGCGCTGGCGGTAATGGTGATCGGATCGGCCCTTATCGCAAGTGGGATCGGATGGTGGACCACTCTGGCTGGATCGGTGATCTTCGGCACGGGATATGGGATTTCGACGGTGGTCTTTAATCCGCGCGTGTTGCGGGCCTTTGGGGCGAAAGGGCCATCGATGGTCAGCCTTTTGAACGCGATGTTCGCGGTGGGGGCGATTGCCGCCCCTTTGGCTTTTGTGGCCATCGGGTCAAACCCGCATCTGGCCTTTGCCGCCGTATCGGTGATTGCAGCGGTGATCTGGCTGGCAGCGGGCACGTCGGGACGGACCGAGGAAAGCGCGTCTTTGTCAGCGTCGAAACCCTATCGGTTCCGTGCGGGCCTGCTGTGTTTCGGGGTGGTCTGCATCGGGGTGGAGGCCTGCCTGATCGGGCTTGGCCCCACGGCCCTAATCGCCACGGGGGCGACAGAGGAGGCGGCGGCGCGGGCGCTTTCGGGGTTTTTCGTGGCCTTCCTCATCGCGCGGACGGCATTGGTCTTTGTGGCGCATCTGGTGCCACCCTTTGCCATCTATGCCGGCGCCATGACGGGGGCAGCGGCCTGCGCTATCGGGGCGGCGCTGTTTTCTGCGGTGCCCTTTTTCATCACCATGGGGGCCTTTGCGGGGCTGTTCTTTCCGGGCTTTTTCGTGACGGCGTCGCGCGTGATGGGGGATGATCCGCGCGTCACGCCAACGATCATCGCGGCGGGGCTTGTGGGGGGGATTTCTTCGCCCGTTGTCCTTGGCTGGCTGCTGGAAGGGATGGGAGATCGCGGGTTTTTCCAGATCATCGCCGGGCTGACCGTGTTGACGGCGCTGGTCGCGCTGCTGCTCTTGCGACGGGTGAGCGCAGAGGCGCGAGGGTAA
- the bktB gene encoding beta-ketothiolase BktB has product MTDIYILSGARTAIGTFGGSLAGVAPIDLATTAAKAAIARAGIDPATIGTTIFGHVINTEPRDMYLSRVAAMQAGVPEGTPAMNVNRLCGSGLQAIVSGAQSLMLGDADLALVGGAECMSRSPHTLPAARFGTKMGDTRAIDMMTGALTCPFGTGHMGVTAENVAAQHDISRSDQDAFALESQTRAARALAEGHFTAEIIPVEIASRKGLVTFDRDEHPKATSAEALAALKPVFQKDGSVTAGNASGINDGAAALILSKGKRDGARARIMGYAIAGVDPRVMGLGPIPATQALCAKLGMRPQDFDLVESNEAFAAQALAVSRALNLDPAKVNPSGGAIALGHPVGATGAILAVKALHALERTGKGTALLTMCIGGGQGIAVGIERV; this is encoded by the coding sequence ATGACCGACATCTACATCCTTTCCGGCGCACGCACTGCCATCGGCACCTTTGGCGGATCGCTGGCAGGCGTGGCCCCCATCGACCTTGCCACCACCGCCGCCAAGGCCGCTATTGCCCGCGCCGGGATCGACCCCGCAACGATCGGCACCACGATCTTTGGTCATGTTATCAATACCGAACCGCGCGACATGTATCTGTCGCGCGTCGCGGCCATGCAGGCAGGTGTGCCCGAAGGCACGCCCGCCATGAACGTCAATCGCCTCTGCGGCTCGGGGCTTCAGGCCATCGTGTCGGGCGCGCAATCGCTCATGCTTGGTGATGCCGATCTTGCCCTCGTCGGCGGGGCTGAATGCATGTCCCGCTCGCCCCATACTCTGCCCGCTGCCCGCTTTGGCACCAAGATGGGCGATACCCGCGCCATCGACATGATGACAGGCGCGCTTACCTGCCCCTTCGGGACCGGGCATATGGGGGTGACGGCGGAAAATGTTGCCGCCCAACATGACATAAGCCGTTCCGATCAGGATGCCTTCGCTCTGGAAAGCCAGACCCGCGCCGCCCGCGCCCTCGCCGAGGGGCATTTCACCGCCGAAATCATCCCCGTCGAAATCGCCTCTCGCAAAGGCCTTGTTACCTTCGACCGCGACGAACATCCCAAGGCCACCTCGGCCGAGGCGCTCGCCGCCCTGAAACCCGTCTTCCAGAAAGATGGCAGCGTCACCGCAGGCAATGCCTCTGGCATCAATGACGGGGCCGCTGCTTTGATCCTGTCGAAAGGCAAACGCGACGGCGCGCGCGCGCGCATCATGGGCTATGCCATCGCCGGCGTTGACCCGCGCGTGATGGGCCTTGGCCCCATCCCTGCCACACAGGCGCTTTGTGCGAAACTCGGCATGCGCCCGCAGGATTTCGACCTTGTCGAAAGCAACGAAGCGTTTGCCGCACAGGCACTTGCCGTATCGCGCGCCCTTAACCTTGACCCCGCCAAGGTGAACCCATCCGGCGGGGCTATCGCGCTGGGCCACCCCGTCGGCGCAACCGGTGCAATCCTAGCCGTCAAGGCATTGCATGCGCTGGAACGCACCGGCAAAGGCACGGCCCTTTTGACCATGTGCATCGGCGGCGGGCAGGGAATCGCTGTGGGAATCGAAAGGGTCTGA
- a CDS encoding TSUP family transporter, which yields MFEIATHLALFLILAAFLAGFVDSIAGGGGLISVPALLLAGASPIEALATNKLQGTFGAATATVTYARAGHVRLREQLGMAVISAIGGGLGALVAHLIPVGVLRVVMPVVLVAVALFFALKPGLSDADRVQRMRPAVFAVTAVPLIAAYDGFFGPGTGSFFMLAFVMLAGFGVLKATAHTKLLNFASNIGSLAVFIPSGAMWWAVGLCMAASQVLGASIGARLAMRVGARLIKPLLVVTSTAMAGRLLWQVWMG from the coding sequence ATCTTTGAAATCGCCACCCATCTTGCGCTGTTCCTGATCCTTGCGGCCTTTCTGGCCGGGTTTGTCGATTCCATCGCGGGGGGCGGGGGGTTGATCTCGGTGCCCGCGCTGCTGCTGGCGGGGGCGTCGCCGATTGAGGCCTTGGCGACGAACAAGTTGCAGGGCACTTTCGGGGCGGCGACGGCGACGGTCACCTATGCGCGTGCAGGGCATGTGCGGTTGCGCGAACAGCTTGGAATGGCTGTGATTTCTGCGATCGGCGGGGGGTTGGGGGCGCTTGTGGCGCATCTGATTCCGGTGGGTGTCCTGCGCGTGGTGATGCCGGTGGTTCTGGTGGCGGTCGCGCTTTTTTTCGCATTGAAACCGGGGCTTAGCGATGCGGATCGGGTGCAGCGGATGCGGCCCGCTGTGTTTGCCGTGACGGCGGTGCCTTTGATTGCAGCCTATGACGGGTTTTTTGGTCCCGGCACGGGGTCCTTTTTCATGCTGGCCTTCGTGATGTTGGCGGGGTTTGGCGTCCTGAAGGCGACGGCGCATACCAAGCTTTTGAATTTCGCCAGCAATATCGGGAGTTTGGCCGTATTCATCCCCTCTGGCGCGATGTGGTGGGCGGTCGGTCTGTGCATGGCAGCGTCCCAGGTGCTGGGCGCATCCATTGGGGCGCGACTGGCGATGCGGGTGGGGGCGCGGCTGATCAAACCGCTTTTGGTGGTGACGTCGACGGCGATGGCGGGACGGCTTTTGTGGCAGGTTTGGATGGGCTAG
- the zapE gene encoding cell division protein ZapE, protein MRKTLTELYDSRAAEGGLRADPAQHAVLPQLEQIRHWLETHADRRVGLFAGLFAKPLMPPKGLYLWGGVGRGKSMLMDLFHQATDIRQKRRVHFHAFMQETQKAMHAARQKGVEDPITPVAEAILKDTRLLCFDEMQITDITDAMVVGRLFEKLLAGGVVIVTTSNRPPEDLYLNGLNRALFLPFIDMIRARLEVVELESPTDYRQHRLQGAQVYFHPSGKVRGEIDAIWSDLTGGTKGAPLTLPVNGRTIEVPRFANGVARATFWDLCARPLGPGDYLAIAQAARVLILEDIPQLSASNYNEAKRFVTLIDALYEAKVRLICSAADEPERLYLEGTGAFEFERTASRLREMQAADWGA, encoded by the coding sequence ATGCGGAAAACCCTGACCGAGCTTTATGACTCCCGTGCCGCCGAAGGCGGCCTGCGCGCCGATCCGGCGCAACATGCCGTGCTGCCGCAACTCGAACAGATCCGCCACTGGCTGGAAACCCATGCCGACCGTCGTGTCGGACTGTTTGCCGGTCTATTCGCCAAGCCTCTGATGCCGCCCAAGGGGCTTTATCTCTGGGGTGGTGTCGGGCGCGGCAAATCCATGCTGATGGACCTTTTCCATCAGGCAACAGACATCCGCCAGAAACGCCGCGTGCATTTCCACGCCTTCATGCAAGAGACGCAAAAGGCCATGCATGCCGCCCGTCAGAAAGGCGTCGAAGACCCGATCACCCCGGTGGCCGAGGCGATCCTGAAGGACACCCGCCTTCTCTGCTTTGACGAAATGCAGATCACCGATATCACCGATGCCATGGTGGTGGGCCGCCTCTTCGAAAAGCTTCTCGCCGGGGGTGTGGTGATCGTCACCACGTCCAACAGGCCACCCGAAGACCTCTATCTCAACGGCCTCAACCGCGCGCTCTTTCTGCCCTTCATCGACATGATCCGCGCCCGGCTTGAGGTCGTGGAACTCGAAAGCCCGACAGATTACCGCCAACATCGCCTGCAGGGCGCGCAGGTCTATTTCCATCCCTCTGGCAAGGTGCGGGGCGAGATCGACGCCATCTGGTCAGATCTCACCGGCGGCACCAAGGGCGCACCCCTGACCCTGCCGGTCAATGGCCGCACAATCGAAGTGCCGCGTTTTGCCAACGGCGTGGCTCGCGCCACCTTCTGGGATCTCTGCGCCCGTCCTCTCGGTCCCGGCGACTACCTCGCCATCGCGCAGGCGGCCCGCGTCCTGATCCTCGAAGACATCCCCCAACTTTCCGCCTCGAACTACAACGAGGCGAAACGCTTCGTCACTCTCATCGATGCCTTGTACGAGGCGAAGGTGCGTCTGATCTGCTCTGCCGCCGATGAACCCGAACGCCTCTACCTCGAAGGCACGGGCGCCTTCGAATTCGAACGCACCGCCTCCCGCTTGCGCGAAATGCAAGCGGCCGATTGGGGGGCGTGA
- a CDS encoding phosphoserine transaminase, whose amino-acid sequence MTDLTPPAKRPANPRFSSGPCAKIPGFTLNHLADAPLGRSHRAAVGKAKLQEAIDLTREILGVPADYRIGIVPGSDTGAVEMAMWTMLGARPVEMLAWESFGEGWVTDVVKQLKLDATVKKAPYGQIVDLTTVNFDADLVFTWNGTTSGVRLPNADAIPAARQGLTICDATSAAFAMDLPWDKLDVTTFSWQKVLGGEGAHGMLILSPRAVERLETYTPAWPLPKIFRLTSKGKLIDGIFVGETINTPSMLAVEDYLVALKWAKSVGGLKGLIARAEANARTVWDFCAANPWIANLAEDPATASTTSVCLKFTDPRITDGAAFAKAIAKRLEKAGVAYDIGAYRDAPPGLRIWCGSTVETADVAALMPWIAHAFEAEIAALAQAA is encoded by the coding sequence ATGACAGACCTGACCCCGCCGGCCAAGCGCCCGGCCAATCCGCGCTTCTCTTCTGGCCCCTGCGCCAAAATCCCCGGATTCACCCTGAACCACCTCGCCGACGCGCCCTTAGGCCGCTCGCATCGCGCCGCGGTGGGCAAGGCAAAGCTGCAAGAAGCCATTGATCTTACGCGCGAAATTCTTGGCGTTCCGGCGGACTATCGCATCGGCATCGTCCCCGGTTCCGATACGGGTGCCGTCGAAATGGCGATGTGGACGATGCTGGGTGCGCGCCCCGTCGAGATGCTGGCATGGGAAAGCTTTGGCGAAGGCTGGGTTACCGATGTGGTGAAACAGCTGAAACTCGACGCCACCGTGAAAAAGGCCCCCTATGGCCAGATCGTGGACCTGACCACCGTCAATTTCGACGCCGACTTGGTCTTTACCTGGAACGGCACCACCTCCGGCGTCCGCCTTCCGAACGCCGACGCCATTCCTGCGGCCCGCCAAGGGCTTACGATCTGCGACGCGACCTCTGCCGCCTTCGCGATGGACCTGCCTTGGGACAAGCTCGACGTCACCACCTTCTCTTGGCAAAAGGTGCTGGGTGGCGAAGGTGCGCATGGCATGCTGATCCTGTCGCCCCGCGCGGTTGAGCGTCTGGAAACCTATACCCCCGCATGGCCCCTGCCGAAAATTTTCCGCCTGACTTCCAAGGGCAAACTGATCGACGGCATCTTCGTGGGTGAGACGATCAACACCCCCTCCATGCTGGCGGTGGAAGATTATCTTGTGGCCCTCAAATGGGCGAAATCTGTGGGCGGCCTCAAGGGCCTGATCGCGCGGGCCGAGGCGAACGCCCGCACCGTCTGGGATTTCTGCGCCGCAAATCCGTGGATCGCCAACCTCGCCGAAGATCCGGCGACCGCCTCCACCACATCGGTCTGCCTGAAATTCACCGATCCCCGCATCACCGACGGCGCGGCCTTTGCCAAGGCCATAGCAAAACGGCTGGAAAAGGCAGGTGTGGCCTATGACATCGGCGCCTATCGCGACGCCCCCCCCGGCCTGCGCATCTGGTGCGGTTCGACGGTCGAAACCGCCGATGTCGCCGCCCTGATGCCGTGGATCGCCCACGCTTTCGAGGCCGAAATCGCGGCGCTGGCGCAGGCCGCCTGA
- a CDS encoding metallophosphoesterase, whose amino-acid sequence MRSYAIGDIHGHLDLLLHAHDLIAEDRRQTGDHDAPVIHLGDYVDRGPECRGVVDHLATGTARGENWITLKGNHDRMFTRFLRDPFEPEEGLRTELSWLHPRIGGAATLASYGVRNAADRPLTPVHQEAIEAVPQSHRAFLDARPTWHQRGDCVFVHAGIRPGIPMQAQHETDLVWIRSGFLEDMRDHGFLVVHGHTALDRATHYGNRLNIDSSAAYGGPLTAVVIEDRDVWLLTDRGREPLQP is encoded by the coding sequence ATGCGCAGCTACGCCATAGGCGATATTCACGGCCATCTTGACCTGCTCCTTCACGCCCATGACCTGATCGCTGAAGACCGCCGCCAGACCGGCGACCATGACGCGCCCGTCATCCATTTGGGCGACTATGTCGATCGCGGCCCGGAATGCCGCGGTGTGGTCGACCACCTTGCCACCGGCACAGCGCGAGGCGAAAACTGGATCACGCTCAAGGGAAACCATGACCGCATGTTCACCCGCTTTCTGCGCGACCCTTTCGAACCTGAGGAAGGCCTGCGCACAGAATTGTCATGGTTGCATCCTCGGATCGGTGGGGCGGCAACCCTTGCCTCTTATGGCGTAAGGAACGCCGCTGATCGCCCGCTGACCCCTGTCCATCAAGAGGCCATCGAGGCGGTGCCCCAATCCCACCGCGCCTTTCTGGACGCTCGTCCCACTTGGCACCAACGCGGCGATTGCGTCTTTGTCCATGCAGGCATCCGTCCCGGCATTCCCATGCAGGCCCAGCATGAAACCGATCTCGTCTGGATCCGCAGCGGTTTTCTTGAAGACATGCGCGATCACGGCTTCCTTGTCGTGCACGGCCATACCGCGCTCGACCGCGCGACGCATTACGGCAACCGCCTGAACATCGACAGCTCGGCTGCCTATGGTGGCCCCCTCACCGCTGTGGTGATCGAAGACCGTGATGTCTGGCTGCTGACTGACCGGGGCCGTGAACCGCTTCAGCCCTGA
- the serA gene encoding phosphoglycerate dehydrogenase: MAPRVLVSDELSETAVQIFRDRGVEVDYMPKLGKDKEKLAELIGQYDGLAIRSATKVTEKLLEQATNLKVVGRAGIGVDNVDIPAASKKGVIVMNTPFGNSITTAEHAIAMMFSIARQIPEANASTHAGKWEKSKFMGVELFNKTLGVIGAGNIGGIVCDRAVGLKMKVVAYDPFLSEERAKQLGVTKVDLDDLLARADFITLHVPLTDKTRNILSRENLAKTKKGVRIINCARGGLIDEAALKDALDAGHVAAAALDVFEVEPATENVLFNHPNVVCTPHLGASTTEAQENVALQVAEQMSDYLLTGAVQNALNMPNVTAEEATVMGPWVKLALHLGAFIGQMTDEPIKAINILYDGAVADMNLAALNQSVIAGVLKAHNPDVNLVSAPVVAKERGIQISTTRQEKTGVFDAYIKVTMVTDKRERSVAGTCFSDGKPRFIQIKGINIDAEIGRHMLYTTNEDVPGIIGLLGMTMGKNNVNIANFTLGRSGVGQDAIAILYLDQAIDPKVVETLESTGMFQQVKPLEFEVA; encoded by the coding sequence ATGGCCCCCCGCGTTCTCGTTTCCGACGAACTTTCCGAAACCGCCGTCCAGATCTTCCGCGACCGTGGGGTCGAGGTGGACTACATGCCGAAACTCGGCAAGGACAAGGAAAAGCTGGCCGAACTGATCGGCCAATATGACGGCCTCGCCATCCGCTCGGCCACCAAGGTCACCGAAAAGTTGCTGGAGCAGGCCACGAACCTGAAAGTCGTCGGCCGCGCCGGCATCGGCGTCGACAATGTCGACATCCCGGCGGCATCGAAAAAGGGCGTCATCGTGATGAACACGCCCTTCGGCAATTCCATCACCACTGCCGAACATGCCATCGCGATGATGTTCTCCATCGCCCGCCAAATCCCCGAGGCGAACGCCTCCACCCATGCCGGCAAATGGGAGAAGTCGAAATTCATGGGGGTGGAGCTGTTTAACAAGACCCTCGGTGTGATCGGTGCAGGCAATATCGGCGGCATCGTCTGTGACCGCGCCGTCGGTCTGAAGATGAAGGTCGTGGCCTATGACCCTTTCCTGTCCGAAGAACGCGCGAAACAGCTCGGCGTGACCAAGGTCGACCTCGACGACCTTCTTGCCCGCGCTGATTTCATCACCCTGCATGTTCCCCTTACCGACAAGACCCGCAACATCCTGTCGCGCGAGAACCTTGCCAAGACGAAGAAGGGCGTCCGCATCATCAACTGCGCCCGTGGTGGCCTGATCGACGAGGCGGCGCTGAAAGACGCGCTGGATGCAGGCCATGTTGCCGCCGCGGCGCTTGATGTGTTCGAGGTGGAACCCGCCACCGAAAACGTCCTTTTCAACCACCCCAACGTCGTGTGTACCCCCCATCTCGGCGCCTCCACGACCGAGGCGCAGGAGAATGTCGCCCTGCAAGTGGCCGAACAGATGTCCGACTACCTGCTGACGGGCGCGGTGCAGAACGCCCTCAACATGCCCAATGTCACGGCGGAAGAGGCCACCGTCATGGGCCCATGGGTAAAGCTTGCCCTGCATCTGGGGGCCTTCATCGGTCAGATGACGGACGAACCGATCAAGGCCATCAACATCCTCTATGATGGTGCCGTTGCCGACATGAACCTTGCCGCGCTGAACCAATCGGTGATCGCGGGGGTGCTCAAGGCCCATAACCCCGATGTGAACCTCGTCTCCGCCCCCGTGGTGGCCAAGGAACGTGGCATCCAAATCTCTACCACCCGGCAGGAAAAGACGGGTGTCTTCGATGCCTATATCAAGGTGACCATGGTCACTGATAAACGCGAACGGTCTGTTGCGGGCACCTGCTTCAGCGATGGCAAGCCGCGTTTCATCCAGATCAAGGGCATCAACATCGACGCCGAAATCGGCCGCCACATGCTTTATACCACGAACGAAGACGTGCCGGGCATCATCGGCCTTCTGGGCATGACCATGGGCAAGAACAACGTCAACATCGCGAACTTTACCTTGGGTCGGTCCGGCGTGGGTCAGGATGCCATTGCCATCCTGTATCTTGATCAGGCGATTGACCCCAAAGTTGTGGAAACGCTTGAATCCACCGGGATGTTCCAGCAGGTCAAGCCACTGGAATTCGAAGTGGCCTGA
- a CDS encoding response regulator — MQMDATGSVTPKVTGSKQRLLLADDHEMILEVFAMFLANASSFDVVTARTFEEAAARMQKDGPFDITLLDWNMPGMHGIVGLKRAIQLSEGRPVGIITGEPSPKIVDEAVAAGVAGIILKSSGVRSLVNALNMIASGERYLPFDLLVRRNDPEANAGDDLTPKELLILREIAKGKRNKEICADLRLALPTVKMHVSSLCRKLGAKNRLHATVLARDLGLI; from the coding sequence ATGCAAATGGACGCAACCGGCAGCGTGACACCTAAGGTCACGGGCAGCAAGCAGCGCCTTTTGCTTGCTGATGACCATGAGATGATCCTCGAGGTCTTTGCGATGTTCCTTGCGAATGCATCCAGTTTCGATGTTGTCACAGCGCGGACCTTTGAAGAAGCGGCCGCTCGTATGCAAAAGGATGGTCCATTCGACATCACCTTGTTGGATTGGAACATGCCGGGGATGCATGGGATCGTCGGCTTGAAACGGGCCATCCAATTGTCCGAAGGTCGCCCCGTGGGGATCATCACCGGGGAACCCAGCCCAAAGATCGTCGACGAGGCCGTGGCAGCCGGGGTGGCAGGGATCATCCTGAAATCGTCAGGCGTGCGGTCTTTGGTGAATGCCTTGAACATGATCGCATCGGGCGAACGTTATTTGCCGTTCGACCTTTTGGTGCGCCGCAACGACCCCGAAGCGAATGCCGGGGATGACCTGACGCCCAAGGAATTGCTGATCCTGCGCGAGATTGCAAAGGGCAAGCGGAACAAGGAAATTTGCGCCGACCTGCGGCTGGCCCTGCCGACGGTGAAGATGCATGTCTCGTCACTGTGCCGGAAGTTGGGGGCGAAGAACCGCCTGCACGCAACCGTCCTGGCCCGCGACCTCGGTCTGATCTAA
- a CDS encoding response regulator — MARTATDPHCQYSLLIADDHFLVAEAFSHLLEMTGDYRVSLARDGLEARAAIHAEGGFDIVLLDLNMPGMDSPTAIQDIVRANANGRVVILTGGTSSTRQSSIFCSGAVGLILKSQPAKDILAALNSIMEGELYFPRSDDRSLIRGISGAAVQPQTV; from the coding sequence ATGGCCCGCACTGCCACGGACCCCCATTGCCAGTATTCTTTGTTGATTGCCGACGATCATTTCCTTGTCGCCGAGGCCTTTTCCCATCTTCTCGAAATGACAGGGGACTATCGCGTCAGCCTCGCCCGTGACGGGCTAGAGGCACGGGCTGCGATCCATGCCGAAGGCGGATTCGATATCGTCCTGCTTGACCTGAACATGCCGGGCATGGATAGCCCGACAGCCATTCAGGACATCGTCCGCGCCAATGCAAACGGTCGTGTTGTCATCCTGACGGGCGGCACTTCCAGCACGCGCCAATCCTCGATCTTCTGTTCCGGCGCAGTTGGCCTGATCCTGAAATCGCAGCCTGCTAAAGATATCCTCGCCGCGTTGAACAGCATCATGGAAGGCGAACTGTACTTCCCCCGCTCCGATGATCGAAGCCTGATCCGTGGAATTTCGGGTGCTGCTGTCCAGCCGCAGACAGTCTAA